Proteins encoded together in one Thermoleophilia bacterium window:
- a CDS encoding ester cyclase, which yields MASNENTELVERFYAEAINQKDATACERLLTDDFVHNNEFRGRTGQQAAVDAFLAAFPDLEVKVMMTVAEDDKVAAHQRWRGTHEGEFIGIAGTGKKVEFTSTAILLIHDGMIAQAWDELDLFGLSAQLQS from the coding sequence ATGGCCTCAAATGAAAATACTGAACTTGTAGAACGCTTCTACGCGGAAGCGATCAACCAGAAGGATGCAACCGCCTGCGAGCGGTTGCTGACCGATGACTTCGTCCATAACAATGAATTCAGGGGTCGGACGGGCCAGCAAGCCGCGGTCGACGCCTTCCTCGCCGCCTTCCCTGACCTAGAAGTGAAGGTGATGATGACCGTCGCCGAAGACGACAAGGTCGCCGCCCATCAGAGGTGGAGGGGAACCCACGAAGGCGAGTTCATCGGAATCGCCGGCACAGGCAAGAAGGTCGAGTTCACCTCGACTGCGATCCTGCTGATTCACGACGGAATGATCGCCCAGGCTTGGGACGAACTCGATCTCTTCGGGCTGTCAGCGCAGCTTCAGTCGTAG
- a CDS encoding co-chaperone GroES, with translation MAKHQLKPLFDQVVIKELEPGQMRKSGLVVPPGTSEPAPQHGIVLDVGQGVDWWTAAGVEMPVKRGDHVVFPAEAGVWVEVDDERLLVCRVTELLGVLETAKEQESAVGPDDEVADL, from the coding sequence GTGGCGAAACACCAACTCAAACCCCTCTTCGACCAAGTCGTGATCAAGGAGCTGGAGCCCGGACAGATGAGGAAGTCCGGCCTTGTGGTCCCGCCTGGCACCTCCGAACCGGCACCGCAGCACGGGATCGTGCTCGACGTCGGCCAGGGAGTCGACTGGTGGACCGCTGCCGGAGTCGAGATGCCGGTCAAACGCGGTGACCACGTCGTCTTCCCGGCCGAAGCGGGAGTCTGGGTCGAAGTCGACGACGAGCGTCTGCTGGTCTGCCGGGTGACCGAGCTACTCGGTGTTCTCGAGACAGCCAAGGAGCAGGAAAGCGCAGTTGGTCCCGATGACGAAGTGGCCGACCTCTGA
- a CDS encoding hemerythrin domain-containing protein, with protein MKRSEALTPLSRDHHGVLLLAKNLREATEVEPAAAAFIEFWQPGGINHFRIEEEVLLPGSNLPGPGEDGLSARMLHDHLDIRRRASTVLAGDATLSDIHVLGALLHDHTRFEERELFLAIETNLSPEELDRLGEQIAFAMTTS; from the coding sequence ATGAAACGTTCGGAGGCACTCACCCCACTCTCCCGCGATCACCACGGGGTGCTCCTCCTAGCCAAGAACCTTCGGGAGGCCACGGAGGTCGAACCGGCCGCGGCGGCGTTCATCGAGTTCTGGCAGCCCGGCGGCATCAACCACTTCCGGATCGAGGAGGAAGTCCTCCTGCCCGGATCGAACCTTCCCGGTCCCGGGGAGGATGGCCTCTCCGCTCGCATGCTTCACGACCATCTGGACATCCGCCGCCGCGCCTCGACGGTCCTCGCCGGCGACGCGACCCTCTCTGACATCCACGTGCTGGGCGCTCTCCTGCACGATCACACGAGGTTCGAGGAGCGGGAGCTGTTCCTGGCGATCGAGACCAACCTTTCGCCCGAAGAGCTCGACCGGCTGGGTGAGCAGATTGCTTTCGCCATGACGACCAGCTAG
- a CDS encoding M48 family metalloprotease, translating into MTENADPKDQRKDVSRAGAAGFAVVVGLWVISVAFVWLPIAWLVNDWQSGSEELTSTFYAVAVVLVIPWTAIGFLLLTAKADDWFWQKKNDCRVPTGAEWKRLEPLWNDVCSRASLHPQAYMLRMTDQSTINAFASGDSVVSMDQGMLGMDDGAIAAVIAHELGHHTKRHIGGIVLGWWYAKPAQILLNVMLFLINGVLAIGRSCSGCIGIIILVTLLAALVIPAAVLYALLGLSTVLLRVLGRKTEFEADQFAVDLGLGHEMANALRQLEAMNPDPATGRFSMDRLMSTHPPLGDRIQRVEIEMGAAGASRLQK; encoded by the coding sequence TTGACGGAAAACGCTGACCCGAAGGATCAGCGCAAGGACGTCTCCCGGGCGGGGGCGGCCGGGTTCGCAGTGGTCGTCGGCCTGTGGGTGATCTCGGTTGCTTTCGTGTGGCTGCCGATCGCCTGGCTGGTGAACGACTGGCAAAGCGGTTCGGAGGAACTCACCTCGACGTTCTATGCCGTGGCGGTCGTGCTCGTCATACCGTGGACGGCGATCGGGTTCCTCCTGCTTACGGCCAAGGCCGATGACTGGTTCTGGCAGAAGAAGAACGATTGCCGGGTGCCCACCGGTGCCGAATGGAAACGGCTCGAGCCGCTCTGGAATGACGTCTGCAGCCGCGCGAGCCTTCACCCGCAGGCATACATGCTGCGAATGACCGATCAGTCGACGATCAACGCCTTCGCCTCGGGTGATTCGGTGGTGAGCATGGACCAGGGGATGCTGGGGATGGACGACGGGGCGATCGCGGCGGTGATCGCCCACGAGCTCGGCCATCACACCAAGCGCCACATCGGCGGCATCGTGCTCGGCTGGTGGTACGCAAAGCCGGCGCAGATCCTGCTCAACGTCATGCTCTTTCTAATAAACGGGGTGCTCGCCATTGGACGAAGCTGCTCCGGCTGCATCGGAATCATCATCCTGGTCACTCTGCTCGCAGCGCTCGTCATCCCCGCGGCGGTGCTCTACGCCCTACTTGGACTATCAACCGTCCTGCTGCGAGTGCTCGGAAGGAAGACCGAGTTCGAAGCCGACCAGTTCGCCGTGGATCTCGGCCTCGGCCACGAGATGGCAAACGCACTCCGGCAGCTCGAAGCCATGAACCCGGATCCGGCGACGGGGCGTTTCTCCATGGACCGGCTGATGTCAACCCACCCACCGCTCGGTGATCGGATTCAGCGGGTGGAGATCGAGATGGGTGCTGCTGGGGCGAGCCGACTTCAGAAGTAG
- a CDS encoding LLM class flavin-dependent oxidoreductase, with protein MSDYGHDLGFGVFVTPDNTQAPAVIELAQLAEELGLDLVSFQDHPYQSKFLDTWTLLSFLAASTSRVKLAPNVLSLPLRQPAVVARSVASLDLLSGGRVELGIGAGAFWDAIEGMGGRHLTPGQGVDALTEAITIIREMWDVDQRGGVRFEGEHYQLKGAARGPAPAHGVEIWIGAYKPRMLKLTGTMGDGWIPSVPYLEPEQIDEGNGRIDDAAVTAGRDPVEIRRLLNVSGSYSDGTPGPLAGNPSEWPIQLTEYAIEHGIGTFIAAADDAATIEAFAAVAPAVRELVERERAAAPVKEAVPDFRDEEPETEPDSQDSAEAQPAEGGEYARLGVTPTPDPGERLSESMPWDESTRPHRSESSADIEYSEQGRLVGKHLIDVHDHLRTELTDLRSVVAQVRDGAVTAGQARSALNEMAMRQNDWTLGAFCSRYCSAVTQHHGLEDASVFPHLAKAEPALEPVIDQLTVEHHAIHDAIEEVDAALVHHINNPGDFDRLQAAIDALTDTLLSHLSYEEYELVEPLARVGFMPGQV; from the coding sequence ATGAGCGATTACGGTCACGATCTGGGGTTCGGCGTCTTCGTCACCCCGGACAACACGCAGGCCCCGGCCGTGATCGAACTGGCACAACTCGCGGAGGAGCTCGGCCTCGATCTGGTCTCGTTCCAGGACCACCCGTACCAGTCGAAGTTCCTCGACACATGGACGCTGCTCTCCTTCCTGGCGGCGTCGACCAGCCGGGTCAAACTCGCCCCGAACGTGCTGAGCCTGCCACTTCGACAGCCAGCGGTGGTGGCGAGGTCGGTGGCCAGCCTGGACCTGCTGAGCGGCGGCCGAGTCGAACTGGGTATCGGAGCCGGAGCCTTCTGGGACGCGATCGAAGGAATGGGCGGCAGGCACCTGACCCCGGGCCAGGGGGTCGATGCCCTGACTGAGGCGATCACCATCATCCGCGAGATGTGGGACGTCGACCAGCGCGGCGGGGTGAGGTTCGAAGGCGAGCACTACCAACTGAAAGGGGCGGCCCGTGGTCCGGCGCCGGCGCACGGTGTGGAGATCTGGATCGGTGCCTACAAGCCGAGGATGCTGAAACTGACCGGCACTATGGGTGACGGCTGGATCCCGAGTGTGCCCTACCTCGAGCCGGAGCAGATCGATGAAGGAAACGGGCGGATCGATGATGCGGCGGTGACCGCAGGACGCGACCCAGTCGAGATCCGGCGCCTGCTGAACGTCTCTGGTTCGTATAGCGACGGGACACCTGGGCCACTCGCCGGCAACCCGTCGGAATGGCCGATCCAGTTGACCGAATACGCGATCGAACACGGCATCGGCACCTTCATCGCAGCGGCCGACGACGCGGCGACGATCGAAGCGTTCGCGGCAGTGGCACCGGCGGTGCGAGAGCTGGTCGAGCGGGAGCGGGCAGCCGCTCCGGTGAAGGAAGCGGTGCCGGACTTTCGGGACGAAGAGCCTGAAACAGAACCCGACAGCCAGGACAGCGCGGAGGCGCAGCCAGCCGAAGGGGGCGAATACGCCCGCCTCGGAGTCACCCCCACCCCCGATCCCGGCGAGCGTCTTTCCGAGTCGATGCCATGGGACGAATCAACCCGCCCCCACAGGTCTGAGTCGAGCGCGGACATCGAGTACTCAGAGCAGGGAAGGCTGGTCGGCAAGCACCTGATCGACGTCCACGACCACTTGCGAACCGAACTGACAGACCTGCGATCAGTCGTCGCCCAGGTCCGAGACGGAGCCGTTACCGCCGGCCAGGCCCGAAGCGCGCTGAACGAGATGGCAATGAGACAAAACGACTGGACCCTCGGAGCCTTCTGTTCACGCTACTGCAGCGCGGTCACCCAACATCACGGTCTCGAAGATGCCTCGGTCTTTCCACATCTGGCCAAGGCCGAGCCAGCGCTGGAGCCGGTGATCGACCAACTCACGGTCGAGCACCACGCAATCCACGACGCAATCGAAGAGGTGGACGCAGCCCTGGTCCACCACATCAACAACCCCGGAGACTTCGACCGGCTCCAGGCCGCGATCGACGCCCTCACCGACACCCTGCTCTCGCACCTCTCCTACGAGGAATACGAGCTGGTCGAGCCACTGGCCCGGGTCGGCTTCATGCCCGGGCAGGTTTGA
- a CDS encoding cupin domain-containing protein, with product MDAKEIVKTLNLEPLPEEGGMFRNTLDDGNSTAIYFLLEVDKPTMLHRLPGSEVFHFYMGDPAVLHILGPGREYGDLLLGTDLEEGHQPQVIVPANTWQAAETLGEWTLLGTTMAPGFRQEDFELGIREELAAEHPDAAQFITDYTPD from the coding sequence ATCGACGCCAAAGAGATAGTCAAGACGCTCAACCTGGAGCCGCTGCCCGAAGAAGGCGGCATGTTCCGGAACACCCTCGACGACGGCAACTCCACCGCCATCTACTTCCTGCTCGAAGTCGACAAGCCGACGATGCTCCACCGGCTCCCCGGTTCCGAAGTCTTCCATTTCTACATGGGCGATCCGGCGGTGCTCCACATCCTCGGCCCCGGCCGCGAGTACGGAGACCTCCTCCTCGGCACGGATCTGGAAGAGGGTCATCAGCCCCAGGTGATCGTCCCCGCCAACACCTGGCAGGCAGCCGAGACACTGGGCGAGTGGACGCTCCTCGGCACCACGATGGCTCCGGGGTTCAGGCAGGAAGATTTCGAACTGGGCATTCGCGAAGAACTCGCCGCCGAGCACCCGGATGCCGCGCAGTTCATCACTGACTACACGCCTGACTGA
- a CDS encoding Fic family protein, giving the protein MRSFSDIPGQFAPVPLDLVQLVGSIEYSRGREQLYEAQAPQILKRLAARTRFDSITASSAIENVILDDQRALEVLRGSAPGPYRDRSEEEFAGYRDAVDYLIGKDPEKLTVPLMLHLHRLLMRNTGDPSAGKLKTSDNFIGTDEPGGRSKVIFKTVPAGKPTEQNLTELVERYESALESGQVSPLLLISALILDFLAIHPFEEGNGRIARLLTTNELLRNGYGVAKYVSLEQRIFDTKNSYYLALRESQSGWHKGTHDYLYWARYLLRIIEDAYADFEKLMASDTKLVGTTKREQAKNYVLTHAPRRFQLAQIDDALPDISQATIRDALDGLRDEGHLTAERGRGARWERVPEAEPGA; this is encoded by the coding sequence TTGCGCTCTTTTTCTGACATTCCAGGCCAGTTCGCTCCGGTACCGCTCGACCTCGTCCAATTGGTGGGTTCGATCGAATACAGCCGCGGCCGGGAACAGCTCTACGAAGCTCAGGCTCCTCAGATTCTGAAGCGGCTCGCAGCGAGAACGAGGTTCGATTCGATCACGGCATCAAGCGCGATCGAAAACGTAATACTCGATGATCAGCGAGCCCTTGAAGTCCTCAGGGGAAGTGCCCCCGGGCCCTATCGAGATCGATCCGAAGAAGAGTTCGCCGGCTACCGCGACGCTGTCGATTACCTGATCGGGAAGGACCCGGAAAAACTCACCGTTCCTCTGATGCTGCATCTCCATCGCCTGCTGATGCGGAACACGGGTGATCCATCCGCGGGCAAGCTCAAGACGAGTGACAACTTCATCGGGACCGATGAGCCTGGTGGCAGAAGCAAAGTGATCTTCAAGACGGTCCCGGCAGGCAAGCCGACCGAACAGAATCTCACCGAACTGGTCGAGCGTTATGAATCTGCGCTCGAGAGTGGTCAGGTATCGCCACTCCTGCTGATCAGCGCACTGATCCTCGACTTTCTGGCAATCCACCCGTTTGAGGAAGGCAACGGCCGTATCGCCCGCCTGCTGACCACAAACGAGCTGCTTCGCAACGGGTACGGGGTGGCCAAGTACGTCTCCCTGGAACAACGCATCTTCGATACGAAGAACTCTTACTACCTCGCCCTCAGGGAGAGCCAGTCCGGCTGGCACAAGGGCACTCATGACTACCTTTACTGGGCCAGGTATCTGCTCAGAATTATCGAGGATGCGTATGCCGACTTCGAGAAGCTGATGGCGTCAGATACGAAGCTGGTGGGCACCACCAAACGCGAGCAGGCAAAGAACTACGTGCTCACCCATGCACCCCGCCGCTTTCAGCTCGCCCAGATCGACGATGCCCTGCCCGACATCAGTCAGGCAACGATTAGAGATGCACTCGACGGACTGCGGGACGAAGGTCACCTGACCGCCGAGCGAGGTCGGGGTGCCAGGTGGGAGCGGGTCCCCGAGGCTGAGCCCGGGGCGTAG
- a CDS encoding DUF389 domain-containing protein, giving the protein MLRLRLSATDEAKAEVIDRLGRLEGVKRVTSDRNDFDQDWVINADLSPRATDLVLDELKALAVPDEDYVIVRQEVVAPRREPGSSLNPDIGFAWAEVLGEARANARPAGRYVALMLVAGCIAGMGVITDNSILIVGAMAVSPDLLPICATSVALVGRRFKLASRSFATLLFGMMLVMLIAGVVAFLLKLFGFLDGSAQSYLGGLGGLVKPDYSTVIISLAAGIAAILTFETRAATAVGVAISITTVPASAYFGVSVGLGAAGTGTDALVTLGMNVLLITLAGTITLWIQRRIGSPNH; this is encoded by the coding sequence ATGCTGAGGCTCAGGCTTTCCGCCACCGATGAGGCGAAGGCGGAAGTGATCGACCGGCTCGGCCGCCTCGAAGGCGTCAAGCGGGTCACCTCGGACCGCAACGACTTTGACCAGGACTGGGTGATCAACGCCGACCTCTCGCCGCGCGCTACCGACCTCGTCCTCGATGAGCTGAAGGCTCTTGCTGTTCCTGACGAGGACTACGTGATCGTGCGGCAGGAGGTCGTCGCTCCACGCCGCGAGCCGGGGTCCTCGCTCAATCCGGACATCGGTTTCGCCTGGGCCGAAGTCCTGGGGGAGGCTCGAGCCAACGCCCGCCCGGCCGGCCGCTACGTCGCCCTGATGCTTGTCGCCGGCTGCATCGCCGGCATGGGCGTGATCACCGACAACTCGATCCTGATCGTTGGTGCTATGGCAGTCAGCCCGGACCTCCTGCCTATTTGCGCGACAAGCGTGGCGCTGGTCGGACGCCGTTTCAAACTGGCGAGCCGGTCCTTCGCAACTCTGCTTTTCGGAATGATGCTGGTGATGCTGATCGCCGGAGTGGTCGCATTCCTGCTCAAGCTGTTCGGCTTCCTCGATGGCAGCGCCCAGAGTTATCTCGGCGGCCTCGGCGGCCTGGTCAAACCCGACTACTCGACCGTGATCATCTCCCTCGCTGCCGGAATCGCCGCCATCCTCACCTTCGAGACGAGGGCCGCGACCGCGGTCGGCGTGGCGATCTCGATCACCACGGTGCCGGCTTCGGCCTACTTCGGAGTCTCGGTGGGCCTCGGCGCTGCCGGCACCGGCACCGACGCCTTGGTCACCCTCGGCATGAACGTCTTGCTGATCACCCTCGCTGGAACGATCACGCTGTGGATCCAGCGGCGAATCGGTTCACCGAACCACTGA